From the genome of Halomonas sp. 1513, one region includes:
- a CDS encoding cytidine deaminase, whose translation MSEVSRDIVERLREIQGHAYVPYSRHPVAALVESDDGSQFLGCNVEIANYKGLCAEASAIAAMVGSGRQQIRQVYVMGPGEHLCTPCGDCRQRIREFAGRDTRIDVLDANGRHLKSYSMDELLPDSFGPENIGKPSPMSSG comes from the coding sequence ATGAGCGAGGTATCGCGGGATATCGTCGAACGCCTGCGGGAGATCCAGGGGCACGCCTATGTGCCCTACTCCCGGCATCCGGTCGCCGCACTGGTGGAGAGCGACGACGGCAGCCAGTTTCTCGGCTGCAACGTCGAGATCGCCAACTACAAGGGGCTGTGTGCCGAGGCCTCGGCCATCGCCGCCATGGTCGGCAGCGGCCGCCAGCAGATTCGCCAGGTCTATGTGATGGGCCCCGGCGAACACCTGTGCACGCCCTGCGGCGACTGCCGCCAGCGCATCCGCGAATTCGCCGGCCGCGACACCCGCATCGACGTCCTCGACGCCAACGGCCGGCACCTCAAGTCCTACAGCATGGACGAACTGCTGCCCGACTCCTTCGGGCCGGAGAACATCGGCAAGCCCTCGCCGATGTCGTCAGGCTGA
- a CDS encoding purine-nucleoside phosphorylase — translation MATPHIDAERGDFADTVLMPGDPLRAQYIADTFLDDVRQVNSVRNMYGYTGRYKGREISVMGHGMGIPSVSIYAKELITDYDVKTLIRVGSCGAVRDDIKVRDVVIGIGACTDSKVNRLRFNDHDFAAIADFELTRHAVDAAAAKGVPVKVGNIFSADLFYNPQTEMVELMRRYGIVGVEMEAAGLYGVAAEFGARAATVCTVSDHIVRGDSLSSSERQNTFDEMMEIALEAVLRDDAARHSTGVTP, via the coding sequence ATGGCCACTCCGCATATCGACGCCGAACGCGGCGACTTCGCCGACACCGTGCTGATGCCCGGCGACCCGCTGCGCGCCCAGTACATCGCCGACACCTTCCTCGACGACGTGCGCCAGGTGAACAGCGTGCGCAACATGTACGGCTACACCGGCCGCTACAAGGGCCGCGAGATCTCGGTGATGGGCCACGGCATGGGCATCCCCTCGGTCTCGATCTACGCCAAGGAGCTGATCACCGACTACGACGTCAAGACGCTGATCCGGGTCGGTTCCTGCGGCGCGGTGCGCGATGACATCAAGGTCCGCGACGTGGTGATCGGCATCGGCGCCTGCACCGATTCCAAGGTCAACCGGCTGCGCTTCAACGACCACGACTTCGCCGCCATCGCCGACTTCGAGCTGACCCGCCATGCGGTGGATGCCGCCGCCGCCAAGGGCGTTCCGGTCAAGGTCGGCAATATCTTCTCCGCCGACCTGTTCTACAACCCTCAGACCGAGATGGTCGAGCTGATGCGCCGCTACGGCATCGTCGGCGTGGAGATGGAGGCCGCCGGCCTCTACGGCGTGGCCGCCGAGTTCGGCGCCCGGGCGGCAACGGTGTGCACGGTGTCGGACCACATCGTGCGCGGCGACTCGCTGTCCAGCAGCGAACGCCAGAACACCTTCGATGAGATGATGGAGATCGCCCTCGAGGCGGTACTGCGCGACGACGCCGCACGCCACTCAACAGGGGTAACGCCATGA
- a CDS encoding phosphopentomutase, which translates to MTRAIVLVLDSFGIGAAPDAAAFGDAGADTLGHIAAACARGEADTSQRAGPLALPNLARLGLFHAHRDSSGSLAAGITLPARLAGAYGHAREISSGKDTPSGHWEIAGVPVRFAWGYFADEQHSFPAALLEALIDEAELPGVLGNCHASGTEIIARLGEAHVASGKPIVYTSADSVFQIAAHEQHFGLERLYRLCEIARELLEPYNIGRVIARPFAGDDAASFQRTANRRDYSVEPPSPTVLQRLHDAGGEVVSVGKIADIYAHCGIGRAVKASGHDALMDATLAEVARSATRAPGERVLIMTNFVDFDMLYGHRRDVAGYAAALERFDARLPELLARLDADDLLILTADHGCDPTWRGTDHTREYVPVLARGAGLAPGPLGERNSFADIGQSLASHFGLAPMADGKSFLSTPIQGAS; encoded by the coding sequence ATGACCCGTGCCATCGTCCTGGTGCTCGACTCCTTCGGCATCGGCGCCGCCCCGGACGCCGCCGCCTTTGGCGACGCCGGCGCCGACACCCTGGGCCATATCGCCGCCGCCTGCGCCCGCGGCGAGGCCGACACCTCGCAGCGCGCCGGGCCACTCGCGCTGCCCAACCTGGCGCGCCTGGGGCTGTTCCACGCCCACCGCGACAGCAGCGGCAGCCTAGCGGCGGGCATCACGCTACCCGCTCGGCTCGCAGGCGCCTACGGCCACGCCCGGGAGATCTCCTCGGGCAAGGACACCCCCTCCGGCCACTGGGAGATCGCCGGCGTGCCGGTGCGCTTCGCGTGGGGTTACTTCGCGGATGAACAGCACAGCTTTCCCGCCGCGCTGCTCGAGGCGCTGATCGATGAAGCCGAGCTGCCCGGCGTGCTCGGCAACTGCCACGCCTCGGGCACCGAGATCATCGCCCGGCTCGGCGAGGCGCACGTCGCCAGCGGCAAGCCGATCGTCTACACCTCGGCGGACTCGGTGTTCCAGATCGCCGCCCATGAGCAGCACTTCGGCCTCGAGCGCCTCTACCGGCTGTGCGAGATCGCCCGCGAACTGCTCGAGCCCTACAATATCGGCCGGGTGATCGCGCGGCCCTTCGCCGGCGACGACGCGGCGAGCTTCCAGCGTACCGCCAACCGCCGCGACTACAGCGTCGAGCCGCCCTCGCCCACCGTGCTGCAGCGGCTGCATGACGCCGGCGGCGAGGTGGTCTCGGTGGGCAAGATCGCCGATATCTACGCCCACTGCGGCATCGGCCGGGCGGTCAAGGCCAGCGGCCACGATGCGCTGATGGACGCCACCCTGGCCGAGGTGGCGCGCAGTGCCACCCGGGCGCCGGGCGAGCGGGTGCTGATCATGACCAACTTCGTCGATTTCGACATGCTCTACGGCCACCGCCGCGATGTGGCCGGCTACGCGGCGGCACTCGAACGCTTCGATGCCCGCCTGCCCGAGCTGCTGGCACGCCTCGACGCCGACGACCTGCTGATCCTCACCGCCGACCACGGCTGCGACCCCACCTGGCGCGGCACCGACCACACCCGCGAGTACGTGCCGGTACTGGCTCGCGGCGCCGGCCTGGCGCCGGGCCCGCTGGGCGAGCGCAACAGCTTCGCCGATATCGGCCAGAGCCTGGCCAGCCACTTCGGCCTGGCGCCCATGGCCGACGGCAAAAGCTTTCTCTCTACCCCCATCCAAGGAGCCTCGTGA
- a CDS encoding thymidine phosphorylase produces MLPQELIRAKRNGQALPAEALRTFIQAIASGQIGDAQIGAFAMAAYLNGMDDAETVALTEATRDSGQVLAWDDLDLPGPVLDKHSTGGVGDLVSLVLGPWVAACGGHVPMISGRGLGHTGGTLDKLEAIPGYDIGPDQARFRRLVKEVGVAIIGQTADLAPADKRLYAVRDVTATVESMPLIVASILGKKLACGLDALVMDVKSGSGAFMPTHEASLELATRIAEVASQAGTPTTALVTDMSQPLAPCAGNAVEIRETLRLLRGDAGDSRLLEVTRALAVEMLLQGRLAEDRHDAEHKLERALASGAAAERFARMVAGLGGPADLLERPARYLAEAPLRVTVHAEAPGIVQRLDTRALGMAVVELGGGRLQAGAAIDHRVGLSEIAAIGEQVDAERPLAVIHARDEASAERAVAQLRAAITLGDAAATPPMLIHDAIRREAS; encoded by the coding sequence ATGCTGCCCCAGGAGCTGATACGCGCCAAGCGCAACGGCCAGGCGCTGCCGGCCGAGGCGCTGCGTACTTTCATCCAGGCCATCGCCAGTGGCCAGATCGGCGATGCCCAGATCGGCGCCTTCGCCATGGCCGCCTACCTCAACGGCATGGACGACGCCGAGACGGTGGCGCTGACCGAGGCGACCCGCGACTCCGGCCAGGTGCTCGCCTGGGACGACCTCGACCTGCCCGGTCCGGTGCTCGACAAGCACTCCACCGGCGGCGTCGGCGATTTGGTGTCGCTGGTGCTGGGCCCATGGGTCGCCGCCTGCGGCGGCCATGTGCCGATGATCTCCGGGCGCGGCCTGGGCCACACCGGCGGTACCCTCGACAAGCTCGAGGCGATCCCCGGCTACGACATCGGCCCCGACCAGGCGCGCTTCCGGCGCTTGGTCAAGGAGGTCGGGGTGGCGATCATCGGCCAGACCGCCGACCTGGCCCCCGCCGACAAGCGCCTCTATGCGGTGCGCGACGTCACCGCCACGGTGGAGTCGATGCCGCTGATCGTCGCCTCGATCCTGGGCAAGAAGCTGGCCTGCGGCCTCGATGCTCTGGTGATGGACGTCAAGAGCGGCAGCGGCGCCTTCATGCCCACCCACGAGGCGTCGCTCGAGCTGGCCACGCGCATCGCCGAGGTCGCCAGCCAGGCCGGCACGCCGACCACCGCGCTGGTCACCGACATGAGCCAGCCGCTGGCGCCCTGCGCCGGCAACGCCGTGGAGATCCGCGAGACGCTGCGCCTGCTGCGCGGCGATGCAGGCGACAGCCGGCTGCTCGAGGTAACCCGCGCCCTGGCCGTGGAAATGCTGCTGCAGGGTCGGCTGGCCGAGGATCGCCATGACGCCGAGCATAAACTCGAGCGGGCGCTGGCCTCGGGCGCCGCCGCCGAGCGCTTCGCGCGCATGGTGGCCGGGCTCGGCGGCCCCGCCGACCTGCTCGAACGCCCCGCCCGCTATCTGGCCGAGGCGCCACTGCGCGTCACCGTGCACGCCGAGGCGCCGGGCATCGTGCAGCGCCTGGATACCCGCGCGCTGGGCATGGCGGTGGTCGAGCTCGGCGGCGGCCGCCTGCAGGCGGGTGCCGCCATCGACCACCGCGTCGGCCTCAGCGAGATCGCCGCCATCGGCGAACAGGTCGACGCCGAGCGTCCGCTGGCGGTGATTCACGCCCGCGACGAGGCCAGCGCCGAACGCGCCGTCGCCCAGCTGCGCGCCGCCATTACCCTGGGCGACGCCGCCGCGACGCCGCCCATGCTGATACACGACGCTATTCGTCGGGAGGCTTCATGA
- a CDS encoding deoxyribose-phosphate aldolase — MTDTPLQADARRALALMDLTSLNADDSDASIAALCAQADTPAGAPAALCVYPAFIAAAHRGLSERGLRQRVRIATVTNFPAGGDDIARAARETRDAVAAGADEVDVVFPYRALMAGQQTLGRDLVAACKAACGEATLKVILETGELATPSLIRQACELAIAGGADFLKTSTGKVPVNATLESAELLLEAIKRSGTDVGFKAAGGVRSAQDAAAYLALAERIMGADWVTPAHFRFGASSLLDNLLETLGVEQAVEAPGSGTPGGY, encoded by the coding sequence ATGACCGATACTCCCCTTCAGGCCGACGCCCGCCGGGCGCTGGCCCTCATGGACCTGACCAGCCTCAACGCCGACGACAGCGACGCCAGCATCGCCGCACTCTGCGCCCAGGCCGATACCCCAGCCGGTGCTCCCGCCGCGCTGTGCGTCTATCCGGCCTTCATTGCCGCCGCCCATCGCGGGCTCAGCGAGCGCGGCCTGCGCCAGCGGGTCAGGATCGCCACCGTCACCAACTTCCCCGCCGGCGGCGACGACATCGCCCGCGCCGCGCGCGAGACCCGTGACGCCGTCGCCGCCGGCGCCGACGAGGTCGACGTGGTATTCCCCTACCGCGCGCTGATGGCCGGCCAGCAGACGCTCGGCCGCGATCTGGTCGCTGCCTGCAAGGCCGCCTGCGGCGAGGCGACCCTCAAGGTGATCCTCGAGACCGGCGAGCTGGCCACGCCGTCGCTGATCCGCCAGGCCTGCGAGCTGGCCATCGCCGGCGGCGCCGACTTCCTCAAGACCTCCACCGGCAAGGTGCCGGTCAATGCCACCCTCGAGTCCGCCGAGCTGCTGCTAGAGGCGATCAAGCGCAGCGGCACCGATGTCGGTTTCAAGGCCGCCGGTGGCGTGCGCAGCGCGCAAGACGCCGCCGCCTATCTGGCGCTGGCCGAGCGCATCATGGGCGCCGACTGGGTGACCCCGGCGCACTTCCGCTTCGGCGCCTCGAGCCTGCTCGACAACCTGCTCGAGACCCTGGGTGTCGAACAAGCCGTCGAGGCGCCAGGGTCGGGTACCCCGGGAGGCTACTGA
- a CDS encoding nucleoside transporter NupC — protein MTLLMSLVGMTTLILIALAFSSDRRAIRLRTVGGAFAIQASIGAFVLYVPFGQTVLYAISDAVSQVVTYANDGIDFLFGGLADTDTVGFVFAIKVLPVIIFFSSLIAVLYYIGIMQWVIRILGGALQKALGTSRTESLSATANIFVGQTEAPLVVRPFIARMTPSQLFAVMCGGLASVAGSVLAGYAALGIPMEYLVAASFMAAPGGLLFAKLIMPETQEPEDSVSEAEERLKEEEDRPANVLDAAAAGATSGLKLAANVGAMLLAFIGLIALINGMLGGIGGWFGAEWLSLELILGWLFAPLAFLLGVPWEEATLAGSFIGQKLVVNEFVAYINLAPYLDGEQVVAATGQAMSAHTMAILSFALCGFANLSSIAILLGGLGSIAPSRRHDIARFGLKAVLAGTLSNLMSASIAGFFLALGAMG, from the coding sequence ATGACACTCCTTATGAGCCTGGTCGGGATGACCACCCTCATCCTGATCGCCCTTGCGTTCTCCTCCGACCGCCGCGCCATCCGCCTGCGCACCGTGGGCGGCGCCTTCGCCATCCAGGCCAGCATCGGCGCCTTCGTGCTCTATGTGCCGTTCGGCCAGACCGTGCTCTACGCGATTTCCGACGCCGTCAGCCAGGTGGTGACCTACGCCAACGACGGCATCGACTTCCTGTTCGGCGGCCTGGCCGATACCGACACCGTCGGCTTCGTGTTCGCCATCAAGGTGCTGCCGGTGATCATCTTCTTCTCGTCGCTGATCGCCGTGCTCTACTACATCGGCATCATGCAGTGGGTGATCCGCATCCTCGGCGGCGCGCTGCAGAAGGCGCTGGGCACCTCGCGCACCGAGTCGCTGTCGGCCACCGCCAACATCTTCGTCGGCCAGACCGAAGCGCCGCTGGTGGTGCGTCCCTTCATTGCGCGCATGACCCCCTCGCAGTTGTTCGCGGTGATGTGCGGCGGGCTGGCCTCGGTGGCCGGCTCGGTGCTGGCCGGCTATGCCGCGCTGGGCATCCCCATGGAGTACCTGGTGGCCGCCTCCTTTATGGCCGCCCCGGGCGGGCTGCTGTTCGCCAAGCTGATCATGCCCGAGACCCAGGAGCCCGAAGACAGCGTCTCCGAGGCCGAGGAGCGTCTCAAGGAGGAGGAGGACCGCCCCGCCAATGTACTCGACGCCGCCGCGGCAGGCGCCACCTCGGGCCTCAAGCTGGCCGCCAACGTGGGTGCCATGCTGCTCGCCTTCATCGGCCTGATCGCGCTGATCAACGGCATGCTGGGCGGCATCGGCGGCTGGTTCGGCGCCGAGTGGCTGAGCCTGGAGCTGATCCTCGGCTGGCTGTTCGCGCCGCTGGCCTTTCTGCTCGGCGTGCCCTGGGAAGAGGCGACCCTGGCCGGCTCCTTCATCGGCCAGAAGCTGGTGGTCAACGAGTTCGTCGCCTATATCAACCTGGCGCCCTACCTCGACGGCGAACAGGTGGTGGCCGCCACCGGTCAGGCGATGAGCGCCCACACCATGGCGATCCTGTCGTTCGCGCTGTGCGGCTTCGCCAACCTGTCGTCGATCGCCATTCTGCTCGGCGGCCTCGGCAGCATCGCCCCGAGCCGCCGCCACGACATCGCCCGCTTCGGCCTCAAGGCGGTGCTCGCCGGCACCCTCTCCAACCTGATGTCGGCCTCCATCGCCGGCTTCTTCCTGGCCCTGGGGGCCATGGGCTGA
- a CDS encoding DeoR family transcriptional regulator, with the protein MNGRSAMRLARLQDVLAGGGTIHLSEAAKLCGVSEMTIRRDVAASDGAMTFLGGHLMMADNPQFAPLYDLDEQRGSHYLAKQRLCQGAASFIAEGDTLFIDCGTTLMPLLGMLGEFEELTVVTYALNVANAVGSLPNVRLVLLGGLYHHSSQSFGSGEMYDAVRRLGINKAFISAAGVDLERGVSCFHFHEVAPKQAAIESARYRILVVDASKLGIVRPALFAELGAFDMVVTDAKAAPALNTRDGGERQPPRVMVA; encoded by the coding sequence ATGAACGGCCGAAGCGCCATGCGCCTGGCCCGGCTACAGGATGTCCTGGCCGGGGGCGGTACCATTCATCTCAGCGAGGCGGCCAAGCTGTGCGGCGTCTCGGAAATGACCATTCGCCGCGACGTGGCGGCCAGCGACGGGGCCATGACCTTTCTGGGTGGCCACCTGATGATGGCCGACAACCCGCAGTTCGCGCCGCTCTACGACCTCGACGAGCAGCGCGGCAGTCACTACCTGGCCAAGCAGCGGCTGTGCCAGGGCGCGGCGTCGTTCATCGCCGAAGGCGATACGCTGTTCATCGACTGCGGCACCACCCTGATGCCGCTGCTGGGCATGCTCGGTGAGTTCGAGGAACTGACCGTGGTGACCTATGCGCTCAACGTGGCCAATGCGGTGGGCAGCCTGCCCAATGTTCGGCTGGTGCTGCTGGGCGGGCTCTATCACCACAGTTCACAATCGTTCGGCAGCGGCGAGATGTACGACGCGGTGCGGCGGCTGGGGATCAACAAGGCATTCATCTCGGCGGCGGGCGTTGACCTGGAGCGCGGCGTGAGCTGCTTCCATTTCCACGAGGTGGCGCCCAAGCAGGCGGCCATCGAGAGTGCCCGCTACCGTATCCTGGTGGTCGATGCCAGCAAGCTGGGCATCGTGCGTCCCGCGCTATTTGCCGAGCTTGGCGCTTTCGACATGGTGGTCACCGATGCCAAGGCGGCACCGGCGCTGAATACCCGGGACGGCGGCGAGCGTCAGCCGCCGCGGGTGATGGTGGCCTGA
- a CDS encoding methyltransferase translates to MNVEERKTAATPSSQRQQLSLFARNFFKHPKMLGSIIPSSPFLIRRLLEPVDWERARVIVEYGPGVGTISREILRRMHPEAILVAIETNEDFVDYLRTALPDPRLQLVPGSAEDVATILAERELSAADYVVAGIPFSTMPEGLRHGVLNATREALAAHGELLIYQFSPKVLPDLQRTYQKVRRGFEPLNIPPAQVYFCQP, encoded by the coding sequence ATGAACGTAGAAGAACGCAAGACCGCCGCCACACCGAGTTCTCAGCGCCAGCAGCTGTCGCTATTTGCACGCAACTTCTTCAAGCATCCCAAGATGCTGGGATCGATCATACCCAGCTCACCGTTCCTGATTCGCCGCCTGCTCGAGCCCGTGGACTGGGAGCGCGCCAGGGTGATCGTCGAGTACGGTCCCGGCGTTGGCACCATCAGCCGCGAAATCCTGCGCCGCATGCACCCCGAAGCAATCCTGGTGGCCATCGAGACCAACGAGGATTTCGTCGACTACCTGCGCACCGCGCTACCCGACCCGCGCCTGCAGCTGGTGCCGGGCTCGGCGGAGGACGTGGCGACGATTCTCGCCGAGCGCGAGCTCTCCGCCGCCGACTACGTGGTTGCCGGCATTCCTTTCAGTACCATGCCGGAGGGCCTGCGTCACGGCGTGCTCAACGCCACCCGCGAGGCTCTCGCCGCCCACGGCGAGCTGCTGATCTATCAGTTCTCCCCCAAGGTCCTGCCCGATCTTCAGCGCACCTACCAGAAGGTGCGGCGCGGCTTCGAGCCGCTCAACATCCCGCCTGCCCAGGTCTACTTCTGCCAGCCGTGA
- a CDS encoding class V aminotransferase, with protein MPGLLPDVDPDGLLEYSVVYTDRSLNHMSQAFQGVMNDVSTTLKRVYGAAGVAIVPGSGTFGMEAVARQFAAGNKTLTIRNGWFSYRWTQILEMGDLPASATVLKARRQGDGAQAPFAPVPIDEAVATIEAERPDVVFAPHVETSAGMLLPDAYIRRLADAVHAVGGLLVLDCIASGTLWVDMQETGVDVLISAPQKGWSGSPGCAMVMMSPLALERLATTTSSSFAADLRKWYEIMQAYESGGHAYHATMPTDGLRRLREIMAETEAYGFDKVRDEQLELGERVRGLLAAHGFKSVAAPGFEAPGVVVSYCDDAGIAAKFAAAGLQVAGGVPLMCDEGDDFRTFRIGLFGLDKLHHVERSVAALESALTRLN; from the coding sequence ATGCCCGGACTACTGCCCGACGTCGACCCCGACGGCCTGCTCGAATACTCGGTGGTCTACACCGACCGCTCGCTCAATCACATGTCGCAAGCCTTCCAGGGCGTGATGAACGACGTCTCGACGACCCTCAAGCGCGTCTACGGCGCCGCGGGGGTGGCCATCGTGCCGGGCAGCGGCACCTTCGGCATGGAAGCCGTGGCGCGCCAGTTCGCCGCCGGCAACAAGACCCTGACGATCCGCAACGGCTGGTTCAGCTACCGCTGGACGCAGATCCTCGAGATGGGCGATCTTCCCGCCAGCGCCACGGTGCTCAAGGCGCGCCGCCAGGGCGACGGTGCCCAGGCGCCGTTCGCGCCGGTGCCCATCGACGAGGCCGTCGCCACCATCGAGGCCGAACGCCCCGACGTGGTGTTCGCGCCCCACGTCGAGACCTCCGCCGGCATGCTACTGCCCGACGCCTATATCCGCCGCCTGGCCGATGCCGTGCATGCCGTTGGCGGCCTGCTGGTGCTCGACTGCATCGCCTCCGGCACGCTGTGGGTGGACATGCAGGAGACCGGCGTCGACGTGCTGATCAGTGCGCCGCAGAAAGGCTGGAGCGGCTCGCCGGGCTGCGCCATGGTGATGATGTCGCCGCTCGCCCTGGAGCGCCTGGCGACCACCACCAGCTCGAGCTTCGCCGCCGACCTGCGCAAGTGGTACGAGATCATGCAGGCCTACGAGAGCGGTGGCCACGCCTATCACGCCACCATGCCCACCGACGGCCTGCGCCGGCTGCGCGAGATCATGGCCGAGACCGAGGCCTACGGCTTCGACAAGGTGCGTGACGAACAGCTCGAGCTGGGTGAGCGGGTACGCGGGCTGCTCGCCGCCCACGGCTTCAAGAGCGTCGCCGCGCCAGGCTTCGAGGCGCCGGGCGTGGTGGTCAGCTACTGCGACGATGCCGGCATCGCCGCCAAGTTCGCCGCCGCCGGCCTGCAGGTCGCCGGCGGCGTGCCGCTGATGTGCGATGAGGGCGACGACTTCCGCACCTTCCGCATCGGCCTGTTCGGCCTCGACAAGCTGCACCACGTCGAGCGCAGCGTGGCCGCGCTCGAGTCGGCGCTTACCCGCCTGAACTGA
- a CDS encoding phosphate acetyltransferase yields the protein MTPLPDNRQVQTLLLVPTSVGAGLTSACLGLIQALDFIGMKAGFLKPFMQRELNGSGPDRSSALVARALGRTPPEPITQERLERLLREDQLDELLESVIELHQQAASLADATQDIVVVEGLVPTEHSTYANQLNAQLAHALNARIIFVGSGDLADPRELADQLDMHSRSFGGVSSTRTMGCILMRMKGLPAPPASEQPIAPGTANVTLDAGLLEELRRHSPALATDRFHLIGVVPFSDTLSVPRTRDVAEALGARWLNQGEAASRRVLSTSLCGRSAAHALNAFKPGSLIVTSGDRDDIVLAAALMTMNGTPLAGVMLTNGYLPNDDMIDACRPALKTGLPVLAVDTDSFTTVQNLTRMSNEIPADDLERAEQVAHFVAAHIDLQWLKDHLSRGYVRRLSPSAFRHQLVKKAQQAHKRIVLPEGSEPRTVEAAALCQRRGIADCVLLAKREEVESVARSRGIELPEGLEIIDPESIYHDYVADMVERRRGKINEPMAEAQLQDTVVLGTMMLHRGEVDGLVSGAVHTTANTVRPAFQLIKTAPDYRLVSSIFFMLLPEQVVVYGDCAVNPDPDAEALAEIAIQSARSAKAFGIEPKVAMISYSTGESGTGSDVDKVREATRIARQRDPELLIDGPLQYDAAAIDSVGKQKAPDSPVAGRATVFVFPDLNTGNTTYKAVQRSAKVVSVGPMLQGLNKPVNDLSRGALVDDIVYTIALTAIQAAQ from the coding sequence ATGACCCCGCTACCCGATAACCGCCAGGTCCAGACCCTGCTACTGGTGCCCACCTCGGTGGGCGCCGGCCTCACCTCGGCCTGCCTGGGGCTGATCCAGGCGCTCGACTTCATCGGCATGAAGGCCGGTTTCCTCAAGCCGTTCATGCAGCGCGAGCTCAACGGCAGCGGCCCCGACCGCTCCAGCGCCCTGGTCGCCCGCGCCCTGGGCCGCACGCCGCCGGAGCCGATCACCCAGGAGCGCCTCGAACGCCTGCTGCGCGAGGACCAGCTCGACGAGCTGCTGGAGTCGGTGATCGAGCTGCATCAGCAGGCCGCTAGCCTAGCCGATGCCACCCAGGACATCGTGGTGGTCGAAGGCCTGGTGCCCACCGAGCACAGCACCTACGCCAACCAGCTCAACGCCCAGTTGGCCCACGCCCTCAATGCTCGCATCATCTTCGTCGGCAGCGGTGACCTGGCCGATCCCCGCGAGCTGGCCGATCAGCTCGACATGCACTCGCGCAGCTTCGGCGGGGTCAGCTCGACGCGCACCATGGGCTGCATCCTGATGCGCATGAAGGGCCTGCCCGCGCCGCCGGCCAGCGAGCAGCCGATCGCCCCGGGCACCGCCAACGTGACCCTCGACGCCGGACTACTCGAGGAGCTGCGCCGCCACTCCCCGGCGCTGGCCACCGACCGCTTCCACCTGATCGGCGTGGTGCCCTTCAGCGACACCCTCAGCGTGCCACGCACCCGGGATGTCGCCGAGGCGCTCGGCGCGCGCTGGCTCAACCAGGGCGAGGCCGCCAGTCGGCGGGTGCTGAGCACCAGCCTGTGCGGGCGCAGCGCCGCCCATGCGCTGAATGCCTTCAAACCCGGCAGTCTGATCGTCACCTCCGGTGACCGCGACGACATCGTACTCGCCGCGGCGCTGATGACCATGAACGGCACGCCGCTGGCCGGGGTGATGCTGACCAACGGCTACCTGCCCAACGACGACATGATCGACGCCTGCCGTCCGGCGCTGAAGACCGGGCTGCCGGTGCTGGCGGTGGATACCGACAGCTTCACCACGGTGCAGAACCTGACCCGGATGAGCAACGAGATCCCCGCCGACGACCTGGAGCGTGCCGAGCAGGTGGCCCATTTCGTCGCCGCGCATATCGACCTGCAGTGGCTCAAGGATCATCTCAGCCGCGGCTATGTCCGGCGCCTGTCGCCGTCGGCGTTTCGCCATCAGCTGGTCAAGAAGGCCCAGCAGGCGCACAAGCGTATCGTGCTGCCTGAGGGCAGCGAGCCGCGCACCGTGGAGGCCGCCGCGCTGTGCCAGCGCCGCGGCATCGCCGACTGCGTGCTGCTGGCCAAGCGCGAGGAGGTCGAGAGCGTGGCGCGCAGCCGCGGCATCGAGCTCCCCGAGGGGCTCGAGATCATCGACCCGGAAAGCATCTATCACGACTACGTCGCCGACATGGTCGAGCGCCGCCGTGGCAAGATCAACGAGCCGATGGCCGAGGCCCAGCTGCAGGACACGGTGGTGCTGGGCACCATGATGCTGCATCGCGGCGAGGTCGACGGCCTGGTCTCGGGGGCGGTGCACACCACCGCCAATACCGTGCGTCCGGCATTCCAACTGATCAAGACCGCCCCGGACTACCGCCTGGTGTCGTCGATCTTCTTCATGCTGCTGCCCGAGCAGGTGGTGGTCTACGGCGACTGCGCGGTCAACCCGGACCCCGACGCCGAGGCGCTGGCCGAGATCGCCATCCAGAGCGCGCGTTCGGCCAAGGCCTTCGGCATCGAGCCCAAGGTGGCGATGATCAGCTACTCCACCGGCGAGTCGGGCACCGGCTCCGACGTCGACAAGGTCCGCGAGGCGACCCGCATCGCCCGCCAGCGCGACCCCGAGCTGCTGATCGACGGCCCGCTGCAGTACGACGCCGCGGCAATCGACAGCGTCGGCAAGCAGAAGGCGCCCGACTCGCCGGTGGCCGGCCGGGCCACGGTGTTCGTGTTCCCCGACCTCAACACCGGCAACACCACCTACAAGGCGGTGCAGCGCAGCGCCAAGGTGGTCAGCGTGGGGCCAATGCTGCAGGGCCTCAACAAGCCGGTCAACGACCTCTCGCGGGGCGCCCTAGTCGACGACATCGTCTACACCATCGCACTGACCGCCATCCAGGCCGCACAGTAG